In Monodelphis domestica isolate mMonDom1 chromosome 4, mMonDom1.pri, whole genome shotgun sequence, one DNA window encodes the following:
- the AIRIM gene encoding ribosome biogenesis protein C1orf109 homolog isoform X2, producing MPPREALPAVQEALKKAFHVVEHQHGLWKSTLSDCSPLLASLSNLAEQLQASQNVRLEDTPLRAFPDLKDRLRRKLLAAGDAILDQLGEKLTSLLQVRDTVSSHVEQVFELYEQKADELGLDAVLQPSAVSPSLADMLAWLQDIDRHYRNAYLARKQLVAQIRWGDVRHVQTLPPAWDGMSENGQDLVPDILLNVSFFLAT from the exons ATGCCTCCAAGGGAAGCTTTGCCAGCTGTGCAGGAGGCTCTGAAGAAGGCTTTCCATGTGGTAGAGCACCAGCACGGCCTCTGGAAGAGTACTCTGAGTGACTGCTCACCTCTCCTGGCTTCCCTCAGCAACCTGGCAGAGCAGCTCCAGGCCAGTCAGAATGTGCGGCTGGAGGACACCCCGCTTCGGGCTTTCCCTGACCTGAAAGATCGCCTGAGAAGAAAACTGCTGGCTGCTGGGGATGCCATCTTGGACCAATTGGGGGAGAAGCT AACCAGCCTCCTCCAGGTGCGAGACACAGTCAGCAGCCACGTGGAGCAAGTGTTTGAGCTGTATGAGCAGAAAGCAGATGAACTAGGCCTGGATGCAGTCTTACAGCCTTCGGCTGTGAGCCCCTCATTGGCTGATATGTTGGCATGGTTACAGGACATTGACAGACATTATCGAAATGC ATACCTGGCGAGGAAGCAGCTGGTGGCCCAGATCCGCTGGGGAGACGTGCGCCACGTGCAGACTCTGCCGCCAGCCTGGGATGGGATGTCGGAGAACGGGCAGGACCTCGTGCCAG atATCCTGCTGAATGTATCGTTTTTCCTGGCGACCTAA
- the AIRIM gene encoding ribosome biogenesis protein C1orf109 homolog isoform X1: MSGKTEDLEDAEKMPPREALPAVQEALKKAFHVVEHQHGLWKSTLSDCSPLLASLSNLAEQLQASQNVRLEDTPLRAFPDLKDRLRRKLLAAGDAILDQLGEKLTSLLQVRDTVSSHVEQVFELYEQKADELGLDAVLQPSAVSPSLADMLAWLQDIDRHYRNAYLARKQLVAQIRWGDVRHVQTLPPAWDGMSENGQDLVPDILLNVSFFLAT, translated from the exons ATGCAGAAAAGATGCCTCCAAGGGAAGCTTTGCCAGCTGTGCAGGAGGCTCTGAAGAAGGCTTTCCATGTGGTAGAGCACCAGCACGGCCTCTGGAAGAGTACTCTGAGTGACTGCTCACCTCTCCTGGCTTCCCTCAGCAACCTGGCAGAGCAGCTCCAGGCCAGTCAGAATGTGCGGCTGGAGGACACCCCGCTTCGGGCTTTCCCTGACCTGAAAGATCGCCTGAGAAGAAAACTGCTGGCTGCTGGGGATGCCATCTTGGACCAATTGGGGGAGAAGCT AACCAGCCTCCTCCAGGTGCGAGACACAGTCAGCAGCCACGTGGAGCAAGTGTTTGAGCTGTATGAGCAGAAAGCAGATGAACTAGGCCTGGATGCAGTCTTACAGCCTTCGGCTGTGAGCCCCTCATTGGCTGATATGTTGGCATGGTTACAGGACATTGACAGACATTATCGAAATGC ATACCTGGCGAGGAAGCAGCTGGTGGCCCAGATCCGCTGGGGAGACGTGCGCCACGTGCAGACTCTGCCGCCAGCCTGGGATGGGATGTCGGAGAACGGGCAGGACCTCGTGCCAG atATCCTGCTGAATGTATCGTTTTTCCTGGCGACCTAA